A window of Sulfurovum riftiae contains these coding sequences:
- a CDS encoding glycosyltransferase family 39 protein, producing the protein MQWFEGLGEQVFVPLYNGDNICKVKMYSAVKNHRFVVKRKITFFDYTVLFILFGIPLFSLMFYAFMWVLDKIRKHFHYDEQINSKSLVVDLDSTGNKNGWALKLFYGILFAGVVLRLLYFNKFGIMLFQHDWHGHIEFIKYIAENWTLPLPSKGLEYPQQPLYYLVTGGLYALFRHFGLNEQDALYGLGFFSLFCSMVFLYYSYRLMTLMSQNIWVRTVAMVFVSLTPSLIYMSARINNDVLVMALSAFSLYYSVKSYQNGFKTGFYTALTGVSLLFLTKISAAPVELLLFALLLVSYMKAEEGNTSMVRKALYLFGLVGLFLLGFTLLKVYLPVESTFHMVNSSGYFPRQHIETFGMDYFGTFNLPALVHTGYSYIFGDDAIRFSFLSYQYGTMFFGEFDYAYFLGKSTYLHLAMQSVLVLGLLFPLGFMLFAVRSYRLPLLDKLLFATLLLNFLLILKFMFAYPSICNTDFRYFVGSLVLLALVFAKGLEPLYNKKLMGTILKIWITLLAGCEIFFLIFLIMA; encoded by the coding sequence ATGCAATGGTTCGAAGGGCTTGGAGAACAGGTGTTCGTACCGCTTTACAATGGCGACAACATTTGTAAAGTAAAAATGTACAGTGCTGTCAAAAACCATCGGTTTGTTGTCAAACGCAAGATCACTTTTTTTGACTATACGGTGCTTTTTATTTTGTTTGGTATCCCTCTCTTCAGTCTCATGTTTTATGCTTTTATGTGGGTACTCGACAAAATTAGAAAACACTTTCATTATGATGAGCAAATCAATTCAAAATCACTTGTCGTAGACTTGGATTCCACAGGGAACAAAAATGGCTGGGCTTTGAAACTGTTTTACGGCATTCTTTTTGCCGGAGTGGTCCTTAGACTTCTTTATTTCAACAAGTTTGGTATCATGTTGTTCCAGCATGACTGGCATGGGCATATAGAGTTCATTAAATATATTGCAGAGAATTGGACACTTCCTCTGCCTTCCAAAGGTTTGGAGTATCCACAGCAGCCACTGTATTATCTTGTTACCGGCGGACTATATGCGCTGTTTAGACACTTTGGGCTAAATGAGCAGGATGCTCTGTACGGTTTGGGTTTTTTTTCTCTTTTTTGTTCCATGGTCTTTCTCTACTACAGTTACCGTCTCATGACACTTATGAGCCAAAATATATGGGTGAGGACAGTGGCAATGGTCTTTGTATCCTTGACCCCCTCTCTGATCTATATGAGTGCCCGTATCAACAACGATGTACTGGTCATGGCACTTTCAGCTTTCTCTTTGTATTATAGTGTCAAAAGTTATCAGAATGGATTTAAGACTGGATTTTATACTGCATTGACAGGAGTAAGCCTACTCTTTTTAACGAAGATCTCTGCTGCACCAGTGGAACTTCTGTTGTTCGCACTTTTGCTTGTGTCATATATGAAAGCGGAGGAGGGTAATACCTCAATGGTCCGAAAAGCCCTATACCTCTTTGGACTGGTTGGCTTGTTTCTGTTAGGTTTTACCCTTCTTAAAGTGTATCTCCCGGTGGAAAGTACATTTCACATGGTCAACAGTAGTGGCTATTTTCCCAGACAGCACATAGAAACGTTTGGTATGGATTATTTTGGTACATTCAACCTGCCAGCACTGGTCCATACCGGGTACAGTTATATTTTTGGAGATGATGCCATCCGCTTCTCTTTTTTGAGCTACCAGTACGGCACGATGTTCTTTGGTGAATTCGACTACGCATACTTTCTGGGCAAAAGCACCTACCTGCATCTTGCAATGCAGTCCGTACTTGTTTTGGGCCTGCTGTTCCCACTTGGCTTCATGCTCTTTGCTGTACGCTCGTATCGTTTGCCATTGCTCGATAAACTCTTGTTTGCAACATTGCTTCTGAACTTCTTGCTTATTTTGAAATTTATGTTTGCTTACCCTTCCATTTGCAACACAGATTTCCGCTACTTTGTAGGCTCTCTTGTTTTATTGGCCCTTGTATTTGCAAAAGGTTTGGAACCTTTATACAATAAAAAACTTATGGGGACAATACTGAAGATATGGATAACATTGCTAGCAGGGTGCGAAATATTCTTCCTTATATTTTTAATTATGGCCTAA
- a CDS encoding GtrA family protein: MLKKTFVQFVTYNIVGIVNTLVGFSVIFLLMFVGVGPTLSNAIGYAIGSVLSYYLNKKYTFRSLGDSKTQALKFFMVLGLSYALNFVTLQWLLGFVNPYIAQFFSALVYTLSSFLLAKYIVFKDVH, encoded by the coding sequence GTGCTTAAAAAGACCTTTGTACAATTTGTAACCTATAACATTGTTGGTATTGTCAATACCCTTGTGGGTTTTTCCGTCATTTTCCTTCTTATGTTTGTAGGAGTTGGTCCCACACTGAGCAATGCCATAGGCTATGCTATAGGATCTGTTCTATCCTACTATCTTAATAAAAAATATACTTTCAGATCACTAGGTGACAGTAAAACACAGGCACTGAAGTTTTTTATGGTTTTGGGTCTGAGTTATGCACTCAATTTTGTTACACTGCAGTGGCTGTTGGGCTTTGTAAATCCTTATATCGCACAATTTTTTTCCGCTCTTGTCTATACGCTCAGTTCTTTTTTGTTGGCAAAATATATTGTTTTTAAGGATGTGCATTGA
- a CDS encoding glycosyltransferase family 2 protein → MKLGIVIPCYNEEEGLAETSRRLQQLLDEMIAAGEIDKESFVCYVDDGSKDNTWQLIELFQKESSLFRGIKLSRNFGHQNALIAGLMQLKDQADALVSMDADLQDDISIVREFVKKYKEGYDVVYGVREDRSKDTGFKRRTAEFFYRFQHFMGIETVHNHADYRLLSHKALDALAQFKEVDLFLRGIVPLLGFRSCSVHYTRAERFAGETKYPLKKMILFALDGIASFSIMPLRLITIVGFILFVVSLLAIVWIALEKLFFDNTVQGWASTMISIYLIGGIQIMSLGIIGEYVGRNFQQSKERPRYIIDKEI, encoded by the coding sequence ATGAAACTCGGGATTGTAATACCATGCTACAATGAAGAAGAAGGACTTGCAGAGACGAGCAGGCGTTTACAGCAACTCCTGGATGAAATGATAGCTGCCGGAGAAATAGATAAAGAGAGTTTTGTTTGCTATGTCGATGACGGTAGCAAAGACAATACCTGGCAGCTTATAGAATTGTTTCAGAAAGAATCTTCTCTTTTCAGAGGTATCAAGCTTTCACGTAACTTTGGACACCAGAATGCACTTATCGCAGGATTGATGCAGCTGAAAGACCAGGCTGACGCACTAGTCTCCATGGATGCGGATCTTCAGGATGATATCAGTATTGTCAGAGAATTTGTGAAAAAATATAAAGAAGGGTATGATGTTGTTTATGGTGTCAGGGAAGACAGGTCCAAAGACACCGGCTTTAAAAGAAGAACAGCAGAGTTCTTTTACAGATTCCAGCATTTTATGGGTATAGAGACTGTGCATAACCATGCAGACTATAGATTATTAAGCCATAAAGCGCTCGACGCTCTTGCACAGTTTAAAGAGGTTGATCTTTTCCTTCGCGGTATCGTTCCTCTTTTAGGTTTCCGTTCATGTTCTGTTCATTACACCCGGGCTGAACGTTTTGCCGGAGAGACCAAATATCCTCTTAAAAAAATGATTCTTTTTGCTTTGGATGGTATTGCTTCATTTTCTATTATGCCGCTTAGGCTTATCACGATAGTGGGATTCATACTTTTTGTGGTCTCTCTGCTTGCTATTGTCTGGATTGCACTTGAAAAGCTCTTTTTTGACAATACGGTACAGGGATGGGCTTCAACCATGATTTCTATCTATCTCATAGGCGGTATCCAGATCATGAGTCTGGGAATCATCGGCGAGTATGTCGGCCGTAATTTCCAGCAAAGCAAAGAGAGGCCGCGCTACATCATCGACAAAGAGATATAG